A window of Maniola hyperantus chromosome 26, iAphHyp1.2, whole genome shotgun sequence contains these coding sequences:
- the CCAP gene encoding cardioactive peptide — MSAACRVSLLLLLAVLTMDLCDSASIQGYEQRMSEEVMVAPKKRPFCNAFTGCGRKRSSPTRPIPELVRQRQYVDEDAFVPLMESDNAIEELSRQILSEAKLWEAIQEASAEIARRKQREAYRK, encoded by the exons ATGTCAGCCGCATGCCGCGTGTCGTTGTTGTTACTCTTAGCTGTTCTGACCATGGACCTTTGCGACTCGGCTTCG ATACAAGGCTATGAACAGAGGATGAGTGAGGAAGTCATGGTGGCTCCAAAGAAGAGGCCCTTCTGTAATGCTTTCACAG GATGTGGACGGAAACGGTCATCGCCCACCAGACCAATACCAGAACTAGTACGACAACGACAG TACGTCGACGAAGATGCATTCGTGCCTCTAATGGAGTCAGACAACGCCATCGAAGAGCTTTCCCGGCAGATCCTCTCCGAAGCGAAGCTCTGGGAAGCGATCCAGGAAGCGAGCGCCGAGATCGCCAGGAGGAAGCAGAGAGAAGCGTACCGCAAGTAA